A genomic segment from Oncorhynchus clarkii lewisi isolate Uvic-CL-2024 chromosome 12, UVic_Ocla_1.0, whole genome shotgun sequence encodes:
- the LOC139422176 gene encoding TANK-binding kinase 1-binding protein 1-like isoform X1 — MESLFGGELGLLGGGEGLRDDGCGLGSGVNWSSSPIQDDMYPSHFALAAAYHDIKTRLASLERENSSIKRKLKNYEVKFPMISEFEEERTLQCCSCEPKETCLLQSETTNLQQRVNSLTQELQKSKEREERLEDVIQAYEKIHMEKSNVQRDLDKMTTLAEQHMERICGLESALRQREGSLQKLSAQLHSKNIHYLQLHTSLDVPRERNGRGPTLQSSRSLDAVSDLKLQRLEAELEGARQQAQGACQRETEMKEELQRLQTEIRQLQQDVQTQQEVTTLCEHCDVEWIKKAGDEQVNLALAYTELTEELGRVRGLAVKQTEILRKASHEQMVLRHSPAPQRRSPASQRPSPDRLHPHPSPSPPLSPSSAPSCPASYSPTGLSYSPTGPASYSCRPTSQRLRARFQGRRSYSEVADSSAHQRPPPRLLRDPVSTLPKPRNMGESGAYSRRPASARGAVGGGGGGGGNSLSSSPHHHDLEQGFLLDAEGCHFCHLEDSPAPTPLVTPPQSSDDEEEWRCPSPVASPPRTLGVMGVSSREPPPCPSFLAPNGPATLTCHLPGYVDADHAQSWPSINLWMETEENDTRSCPLCQLTFPTGYPDDALIKHIDTHLENSKI, encoded by the exons ATGGAGTCTCTCTTTGGGGGCGAGCTGGGCCTCCTGGGCGGGGGCGAGGGGCTGAGGGATGACGGCTGCGGCTTGGGGTCGGGGGTCAACTGGTCGTCCTCACCCATCCAAGACGACATGTACCCCTCCCACTTCGCCCTGGCCGCCGCCTACCATGACATCAAGACGCGATTGGCCAGCCTGGAGCGAGAGAACAGCAGCATCAAGAGGAAGCTGAAGAACTATGAGGTCAAG ttcCCTATGATCAGTGAGTTTGAGGAGGAGAGGACCCTACAGTGCTGCTCCTGTGAACCCAAGGAGACCTGCCTACTGCAGTCAGAGACCACCAACCTGCAACAGAGAGTCAACTCACTCACACAGGAG CTCCAGAAGAGtaaagagcgagaggagagactcGAGGATGTGATTCAGGCCTATGAGAAGATCCACATGGAGAAGAGTAATGTTCAGAGAGACCTGGACAAGATG ACAACACTAGCAGAGCAGCACATGGAGCGTATCTGTGGTCTGGAGTCAGCTCTGAGGCAGAGGGAGGGGTCCCTGCAGAAACTCAGTGCTCAGCTGCACAGCAAGAACATTCATTACCTACAGCTACACACCAGTCTGGACGTGCCTCGTG AGCGGAACGGGCGGGGTCCCACCCTGCAGAGCTCTCGTAGTCTGGACGCCGTGTCCGACCTGAAGCTGCAGCGGTTGGAGGCGGAGCTAGAAGGGGCGCGGCAGCAGGCCCAGGGGGCGTGTCAGAGAGAGACGGAAATGAAGGAGGAGCTACAGAGGCTGCAGACAGAGATCAGACAGCTGCAGCAGGATGTACAGACACAG CAGGAGGTGACCACACTCTGTGAGCACTGTGACGTGGAGTGGATAAAGAAGGCAGGAGATGAACA GGTGAACCTGGCGTTGGCCTACACTGAGCTGACCGAGGAGCTGGGTCGTGTGAGAGGTCTGGCTGTCAAACAGACTGAGATCCTCAGGAAGGCATCCCACGAGCAAATGG tcctaagaCACTCCCCAGCCCCCCAGCGTCGCTCCCCAGCCTCCCAACGCCCCTCCCCAGACCGCCTccaccctcacccctctccctctcctcccctctcaccttCCTCAGCCCCTTCTTGCCCCGCTTCCTACTCCCCCACTGGCCTCTCTTACTCCCCCACCGGCCCAGCCTCCTACTCCTGCCGTCCAACCAGCCAGCGGTTGCGTGCCCGCTTCCAGGGGCGCCGCAGCTACTCGGAGGTGGCCGACTCGTCTGCCCACCAGAGGCCCCCACCCAGGCTGCTCCGTGACCCAGTCTCCACCCTGCCCAAGCCCAGGAACATGGGGGAGTCTGGGGCCTACTCCCGTCGGCCGGCCTCGGCCCGTGGAGCTgtaggaggtggtggtggaggagggggaaaCAGCCTGAGCAGTAGTCCCCATCACCATGACCTGGAGCAGGGCTTCCTTCTAGATGCAGAG GGGTGCCACTTCTGTCATCTGGAGGATTCCCCGGCCCCCACTCCACTGGTCACCCCACCCCAGTCGTCTGATGATGAGGAAGAGTGGAGATGCCCATCCCCGGTGGCCAGTCCTCCCAGGACACTGGGGGTCATGGGGGTAAGCTCACGGGAACCCCCTCCCTGCCCCTCCTTCTTGGCCCCAAATGGCCCAGCTACTCTCACCTGCCACCTGCCAGGGTACGTGGATGCAGACCACGCCCAGTCCTGGCCCTCCATCAAT TTGTggatggagacggaggagaacGACACCCGGAGCTGCCCGCTGTGTCAGCTGACCTTCCCCACCGGTTACCCTGACGACGCCCTCATCAAACACATCGACACGCACCTGGAGAACAGCAAGATCTAA
- the LOC139422176 gene encoding TANK-binding kinase 1-binding protein 1-like isoform X2 codes for MESLFGGELGLLGGGEGLRDDGCGLGSGVNWSSSPIQDDMYPSHFALAAAYHDIKTRLASLERENSSIKRKLKNYEVKFPMISEFEEERTLQCCSCEPKETCLLQSETTNLQQRVNSLTQELQKSKEREERLEDVIQAYEKIHMEKSNVQRDLDKMTTLAEQHMERICGLESALRQREGSLQKLSAQLHSKNIHYLQLHTSLDVPRERNGRGPTLQSSRSLDAVSDLKLQRLEAELEGARQQAQGACQRETEMKEELQRLQTEIRQLQQDVQTQEVTTLCEHCDVEWIKKAGDEQVNLALAYTELTEELGRVRGLAVKQTEILRKASHEQMVLRHSPAPQRRSPASQRPSPDRLHPHPSPSPPLSPSSAPSCPASYSPTGLSYSPTGPASYSCRPTSQRLRARFQGRRSYSEVADSSAHQRPPPRLLRDPVSTLPKPRNMGESGAYSRRPASARGAVGGGGGGGGNSLSSSPHHHDLEQGFLLDAEGCHFCHLEDSPAPTPLVTPPQSSDDEEEWRCPSPVASPPRTLGVMGVSSREPPPCPSFLAPNGPATLTCHLPGYVDADHAQSWPSINLWMETEENDTRSCPLCQLTFPTGYPDDALIKHIDTHLENSKI; via the exons ATGGAGTCTCTCTTTGGGGGCGAGCTGGGCCTCCTGGGCGGGGGCGAGGGGCTGAGGGATGACGGCTGCGGCTTGGGGTCGGGGGTCAACTGGTCGTCCTCACCCATCCAAGACGACATGTACCCCTCCCACTTCGCCCTGGCCGCCGCCTACCATGACATCAAGACGCGATTGGCCAGCCTGGAGCGAGAGAACAGCAGCATCAAGAGGAAGCTGAAGAACTATGAGGTCAAG ttcCCTATGATCAGTGAGTTTGAGGAGGAGAGGACCCTACAGTGCTGCTCCTGTGAACCCAAGGAGACCTGCCTACTGCAGTCAGAGACCACCAACCTGCAACAGAGAGTCAACTCACTCACACAGGAG CTCCAGAAGAGtaaagagcgagaggagagactcGAGGATGTGATTCAGGCCTATGAGAAGATCCACATGGAGAAGAGTAATGTTCAGAGAGACCTGGACAAGATG ACAACACTAGCAGAGCAGCACATGGAGCGTATCTGTGGTCTGGAGTCAGCTCTGAGGCAGAGGGAGGGGTCCCTGCAGAAACTCAGTGCTCAGCTGCACAGCAAGAACATTCATTACCTACAGCTACACACCAGTCTGGACGTGCCTCGTG AGCGGAACGGGCGGGGTCCCACCCTGCAGAGCTCTCGTAGTCTGGACGCCGTGTCCGACCTGAAGCTGCAGCGGTTGGAGGCGGAGCTAGAAGGGGCGCGGCAGCAGGCCCAGGGGGCGTGTCAGAGAGAGACGGAAATGAAGGAGGAGCTACAGAGGCTGCAGACAGAGATCAGACAGCTGCAGCAGGATGTACAGACACAG GAGGTGACCACACTCTGTGAGCACTGTGACGTGGAGTGGATAAAGAAGGCAGGAGATGAACA GGTGAACCTGGCGTTGGCCTACACTGAGCTGACCGAGGAGCTGGGTCGTGTGAGAGGTCTGGCTGTCAAACAGACTGAGATCCTCAGGAAGGCATCCCACGAGCAAATGG tcctaagaCACTCCCCAGCCCCCCAGCGTCGCTCCCCAGCCTCCCAACGCCCCTCCCCAGACCGCCTccaccctcacccctctccctctcctcccctctcaccttCCTCAGCCCCTTCTTGCCCCGCTTCCTACTCCCCCACTGGCCTCTCTTACTCCCCCACCGGCCCAGCCTCCTACTCCTGCCGTCCAACCAGCCAGCGGTTGCGTGCCCGCTTCCAGGGGCGCCGCAGCTACTCGGAGGTGGCCGACTCGTCTGCCCACCAGAGGCCCCCACCCAGGCTGCTCCGTGACCCAGTCTCCACCCTGCCCAAGCCCAGGAACATGGGGGAGTCTGGGGCCTACTCCCGTCGGCCGGCCTCGGCCCGTGGAGCTgtaggaggtggtggtggaggagggggaaaCAGCCTGAGCAGTAGTCCCCATCACCATGACCTGGAGCAGGGCTTCCTTCTAGATGCAGAG GGGTGCCACTTCTGTCATCTGGAGGATTCCCCGGCCCCCACTCCACTGGTCACCCCACCCCAGTCGTCTGATGATGAGGAAGAGTGGAGATGCCCATCCCCGGTGGCCAGTCCTCCCAGGACACTGGGGGTCATGGGGGTAAGCTCACGGGAACCCCCTCCCTGCCCCTCCTTCTTGGCCCCAAATGGCCCAGCTACTCTCACCTGCCACCTGCCAGGGTACGTGGATGCAGACCACGCCCAGTCCTGGCCCTCCATCAAT TTGTggatggagacggaggagaacGACACCCGGAGCTGCCCGCTGTGTCAGCTGACCTTCCCCACCGGTTACCCTGACGACGCCCTCATCAAACACATCGACACGCACCTGGAGAACAGCAAGATCTAA